A single window of Athene noctua chromosome 1, bAthNoc1.hap1.1, whole genome shotgun sequence DNA harbors:
- the SLITRK5 gene encoding SLIT and NTRK-like protein 5, producing the protein MLLFFFFFFFFLLILTGNKMYACCSTVTLEQDLNKKMHIWMLQTIAFALTSLVLSWAESIEYYGEICDNACPCEEKDSILTVSCENRGIISLFEISPPRFPVYHLLLSGNLLNRLYPNQFVNYTGASILHLGSNDIQDIETGAFHGLRGLRRLHLNNNKLELLRDDTFLGLESLEYLQVDYNYISVIEPNAFSKLHLLQVLILNDNLLSSLPNNLFRFVPLTHLDLRGNRLKLLPYVGLLQHMDKVVELQLEENPWNCSCELIALKDWLDSISYSALVGDVVCETPFRLHGRDLDEVSKQELCPRRLISDYEMRPQTPLSTTGYFHTTPASVNSVATSSSAVYKSPLKPPKGTRQPNKTRVRPTSRLPSKDLGYSNYGPSIAYQTKSPVPLECPTACTCNLQISDLGLNVNCQERKIESISELQPKPYNPKKMYLTENYIALVRRADFVDATGLDLLHLGNNRISVIQDRAFGDLTNLRRLYLNGNRIERLSPELFYGLQSLQYLFLQYNVIREIEAGTFDSVPNLQLLFLNNNLLRSLPGNIFSGLSLYRLSLRSNHFSYLPVSGVLDQLKSLLQIDLHENPWDCTCDVVGMKLWLEQLNTGVLVDQVICESPKKFAQSDMRAVRAELLCPDYSDIVVSTPTPSPGQLPARTTPSSSTVRLNGTAAAGGSAPAGGAGGGSSSVPLSVLILSLLLVFIMSVFVAAGLFVLVMKRRKKGQGDHASANNSDVSSFNMQYSVYSGGHHHHHHHPHLQQHPPHRGGGGGGGGGAALPKVKTPAGHVYEYIPHPLGHMCKNPIYRSREGNAGEDYKDLHELKVTYSSHPLQPGGGAPPPPPPPPPPAPGGEDAPARSPAYSVSTIEPREELLSPVQDADRFYRGILEPEKHSSSSTLGTPGSTLPDYPKLPAAYTYSPNYDLRRAHQYLHPGPGDGRLRETVLYSPPSTVYVEPNRNEYLELKAKLNAEPDYLEVLEKQTTFSQF; encoded by the coding sequence atgctgcttttttttttttttttttttttttttctccttatcctcacaggaaataaaatgtaCGCTTGCTGCTCTACAGTAACTTTGGAACAGGACCTCAACAAAAAAATGCATATCTGGATGCTGCAGACGATCGCATTTGCTTTAACATCGCTAGTCCTTTCGTGGGCAGAAAGCATCGAGTATTATGGGGAAATCTGTGATAATGCGTGTCCTTGTGAGGAGAAGGACAGCATCTTAACAGTGAGCTGTGAAAACAGAGGGATCATCAGCCTTTTTGAGATCAGTCCACCAAGGTTCCCTGTCTACCACCTCTTGTTGTCTGGGAACCTTTTGAACAGGCTGTACCCAAACCAGTTTGTCAATTACACAGGGGCTTCGATTTTGCATCTGGGGAGCAATGACATACAAGACATTGAAACCGGGGCCTTTCATGGTCTCAGAGGTTTAAGAAGGCTGCACCTGAACAATAACAAGCTGGAACTTTTACGGGATGACACTTTCCTTGGACTAGAGAGTTTGGAATACCTACAGGTTGATTATAATTACATTAGCGTCATTGAACCCAATGCCTTCAGCAAACTGCATTTGCTGCAGGTGCTGATTCTCAATGATAACCTCCTCTCCAGTTTGCCCAACAACCTTTTCCGTTTTGTGCCCTTAACTCACCTGGACCTGAGGGGTAACCGGCTGAAGCTGTTGCCCTATGTGGGCCTTTTGCAGCACATGGATAAAGTGgtggagctgcagctggaggaaaaCCCCTGGAATTGCTCTTGTGAGTTGATTGCTCTAAAGGATTGGCTGGACAGCATCTCCTACTCTGCTCTGGTGGGAGATGTGGTTTGTGAGACCCCTTTCCGCTTGCATGGTCGAGACTTGGATGAAGTCTCCAAGCAGGAGCTTTGCCCCAGGAGGCTCATCTCGGATTATGAAATGAGACCGCAGACACCACTGAGCACCACAGGGTATTTCCACACTACCCCAGCCTCGGTCAACTCCGTTGCCACTTCTTCTTCAGCTGTTTACAAATCCCCCCTGAAGCCCCCCAAAGGGACCCGTCAACCCAACAAGACGAGGGTGCGCCCCACCTCCCGCCTGCCCTCAAAAGACCTGGGATACAGCAACTATGGCCCCAGCATTGCCTACCAGACCAAATCCCCGGTGCCTTTGGAGTGCCCCACTGCCTGCACTTGCAACTTGCAGATTTCTGACCTGGGCCTCAATGTCAATTGTCAGGAGAGGAAGATTGAGAGCATTTCTGAACTGCAGCCCAAACCCTATAATCCTAAGAAGATGTATCTGACGGAAAACTACATCGCTTTGGTACGCAGGGCAGATTTTGTGGATGCCACGGGGTTGGATTTGCTGCATCTGGGCAATAATCGGATCTCGGTCATTCAGGACCGGGCTTTTGGGGATTTAACGAATTTGCGAAGGCTTTACCTGAACGGGAACCGGATCGAACGGCTGAGCCCAGAGCTGTTCTATGGGCTGCAAAGCCTGCAGTACCTCTTCCTGCAGTACAACGTCATCCGGGAGATAGAGGCGGGCACCTTTGACTCCGTCCCCAACCTTCAGCTCTTGTTTCTGAACAACAACCTGCTGAGGTCTTTGCCGGGGAACATTTTTTCCGGTCTGTCTCTCTACAGGCTGAGCCTGCGGAGCAACCACTTCTCCTACCTGCCAGTGAGCGGGGTGCTGGACCAGCTGAAGTCCCTGCTGCAGATCGACCTGCACGAGAACCCCTGGGACTGCACCTGCGACGTGGTGGGCATGAAGCTGTGGCTGGAGCAGCTCAACACCGGTGTCCTGGTGGACCAGGTCATCTGCGAGTCCCCCAAGAAGTTTGCGCAGAGCGACATGCGGGCCGTCCGGGCGGAGCTGCTGTGCCCCGACTACTCGGACATCGTCGTCTCCACGCCCACGCCGTCCCCGGGCCAGCTGCCGGCCAGgaccaccccctcctcctccaccgtGCGCCTCAACGGcacggcggcggccggcggctccgcgcccgcgggcggcgccggcggcggcagctcctCCGTGCCGCTCTCGGTGCTGATCCTCAGCCTGCTGCTCGTCTTCATCATGTCCGTCTTCGTGGCGGCGGGGCTCTTCGTCCTGGTGATGAAGCGGCGCAAGAAGGGCCAGGGCGACCACGCCAGCGCCAACAACTCCGACGTCAGCTCCTTCAACATGCAGTACAGCGTCTACAGCGgcggccaccaccaccaccaccaccacccccacctccagcagcacccgccccaccgcggcggcgggggcggcggcggcggcggcgcggcgctccCCAAAGTGAAGACCCCCGCCGGCCACGTCTACGAGTACATCCCGCACCCCCTGGGCCACATGTGCAAAAACCCCATCTACCGCTCCCGGGAGGGCAACGCGGGCGAGGATTACAAAGACCTCCACGAGCTCAAGGTCACCTACAGCAGCCACCCCCTGCaacccggggggggggcgccgccgccgccgccgccgccgccgccgccggcccccggcggggAGGATGCGCCCGCGCGCAGCCCCGCGTACAGCGTGAGCACCATCGAGCCGCGGGAGGAGCTGCTCTCCCCGGTGCAAGACGCCGATCGCTTTTACAGGGGCATTTTGGAGCCCGAGAaacactcctcctcctccacgcTGGGCACACCCGGCTCCACCCTCCCCGACTACCCCAAGCTCCCCGCCGCCTACACCTACTCCCCCAATTATGACCTTAGGCGCGCCCACCAGTACTTGCACCCGGGGCCGGGGGACGGCAGGCTCCGGGAGACGGTGCTCTACAGCCCCCCGAGTACTGTCTATGTAGAGCCCAACAGGAACGAGTACCTGGagctaaaagcaaaactaaacgCAGAGCCGGACTACCTCGAAGTGCTGGAAAAACAGACCACATTCAGCCAGTTCTGA